One stretch of Lacimicrobium alkaliphilum DNA includes these proteins:
- a CDS encoding magnesium transporter: MQSLGHLDDTATQLNQVFLANYPTRSARYLEMMPASQAAELLQQQPMHLVAGLWKHLPPGCSDACFAHFDDDFAARLIGFLDSHLAISLLSRLSPERREALFALQETNNSALVREYRTLLSYPQDCAALMMTTNVQAFSADTSASDALARLRRSKQTCPDTLFLLDASQQLTGQVQITDLVTSPSNALLSSIATPVKATLSVLDHKDTVIETFEGQHSNTIPVLDAQGLLVGQIGYSDVYQSTKEDLATDMQTMVGVSKEEKALSSSWFAVTRRLPWLQINLLTAFAAAAVVGMFENLIAEVTALAILLPVAAGQSGNAGAQALAVTMRGLTLREITTRQWSRVLFKEMRAGFLNGVIIALTCAVGVYFWSQSAGLALVIALAMVSSLVIACSAGALVPMGLKRLGMDPAQSSSIVLTTVTDIAGFMSFLGIALLLTDFLPKG; the protein is encoded by the coding sequence ATGCAATCTCTTGGTCACCTCGATGATACGGCGACACAGCTGAATCAGGTTTTTCTGGCAAACTATCCAACCAGAAGTGCCCGCTATCTGGAAATGATGCCGGCCAGCCAGGCTGCCGAATTATTACAGCAACAACCCATGCATCTGGTGGCAGGACTCTGGAAACACCTGCCTCCAGGGTGCTCTGACGCCTGTTTTGCTCACTTTGATGATGATTTTGCGGCCCGTCTGATCGGATTTCTCGACAGCCATCTGGCGATCAGCTTGCTCAGCCGTCTGTCACCTGAAAGGCGAGAGGCCTTATTTGCACTACAGGAAACCAACAACAGCGCCCTGGTAAGGGAATACCGCACGCTGTTGAGTTATCCGCAGGATTGTGCGGCACTGATGATGACAACCAATGTACAGGCTTTTTCTGCTGACACCAGTGCATCTGATGCGCTGGCGCGACTACGCCGCAGCAAACAAACCTGCCCGGATACCCTGTTTTTGCTGGACGCTTCACAGCAATTGACCGGCCAGGTACAAATTACCGATCTGGTCACCAGCCCTTCCAATGCTTTACTCAGCAGTATTGCTACGCCTGTTAAAGCCACACTCAGTGTGCTTGATCACAAGGATACGGTGATCGAAACCTTCGAGGGACAGCACAGCAACACTATACCGGTGCTGGACGCGCAGGGCCTGCTGGTAGGGCAAATTGGTTACTCCGATGTGTATCAGTCTACCAAGGAAGATCTGGCCACTGATATGCAAACCATGGTTGGGGTAAGCAAGGAAGAAAAGGCCTTATCCAGCAGCTGGTTTGCAGTTACCAGAAGGCTGCCCTGGCTGCAGATTAATCTGCTCACCGCCTTCGCGGCAGCGGCCGTGGTTGGCATGTTTGAAAATCTGATTGCAGAAGTCACGGCACTGGCGATTCTGTTACCCGTTGCCGCTGGCCAGTCCGGAAATGCCGGTGCCCAGGCGCTGGCCGTGACCATGCGGGGTTTAACCTTGCGCGAAATCACCACAAGGCAGTGGTCCAGAGTGTTGTTTAAGGAAATGCGTGCCGGATTTCTCAACGGCGTCATCATTGCACTGACCTGCGCTGTCGGCGTGTATTTCTGGAGTCAATCGGCCGGACTGGCCCTGGTCATTGCATTGGCGATGGTCAGCTCCCTGGTCATTGCCTGCAGCGCCGGTGCGCTGGTACCTATGGGGCTAAAACGGCTGGGGATGGATCCGGCCCAGTCGTCATCTATTGTGCTGACCACTGTTACGGATATTGCCGGCTTTATGTCGTTCCTGGGCATTGCCTTGCTGTTGACGGACTTTTTACCCAAAGGCTAG
- a CDS encoding peptidylprolyl isomerase gives MISSWKKKLPLALSVMIMGSQAAWATVVEVQTVLGNFQVNLFDKKTPATVNNFLGYVNSGAYYSNVVHRSVPDFVIQAGGFTYNDEFPLDRVTKGAAIANEPELSNVRGTIAMAKSAGDPNSATSEWFINLDDNSANLDIQNGGFSVFGQVLGDGMKVVDAIAEMQTYDAGGALTDIPLRDYSDDQEELKGENLILITDIVVVDDSTDTHPELEPVPNTLIDKQQNDDNNGSSGSGGGLSWGILMLGLAVILRARPSIRCYRR, from the coding sequence ATGATAAGCAGCTGGAAAAAGAAACTGCCCCTGGCTCTGAGCGTAATGATCATGGGTAGTCAGGCTGCCTGGGCCACTGTGGTAGAAGTCCAGACGGTATTGGGAAATTTTCAGGTAAACCTGTTTGATAAAAAAACACCGGCCACGGTAAATAATTTTCTTGGTTATGTGAATTCAGGCGCGTATTACAGCAATGTGGTGCATCGCAGCGTGCCGGACTTTGTGATTCAGGCCGGCGGTTTTACCTATAATGATGAATTTCCTCTGGATCGGGTGACCAAAGGCGCAGCCATAGCCAATGAGCCCGAACTGTCGAATGTCAGAGGCACTATCGCCATGGCTAAATCTGCCGGTGATCCCAACAGTGCCACCTCAGAGTGGTTTATCAATCTGGATGACAACAGCGCCAATCTGGATATTCAGAATGGTGGTTTCAGTGTGTTCGGTCAGGTGCTGGGGGATGGCATGAAGGTAGTGGATGCCATTGCCGAAATGCAAACCTACGATGCCGGTGGCGCCCTGACCGACATCCCTCTGCGTGACTACTCCGATGATCAGGAGGAACTTAAGGGAGAAAATCTGATCCTGATCACTGATATTGTGGTGGTGGATGACAGCACAGACACGCACCCCGAGTTAGAGCCGGTGCCCAACACACTAATTGATAAACAACAGAACGACGATAATAATGGATCATCAGGTTCCGGTGGTGGTCTGAGCTGGGGTATTCTGATGCTCGGCTTGGCCGTTATTCTGAGAGCTCGGCCTTCCATTCGCTGTTATCGTCGCTGA
- the lysC gene encoding lysine-sensitive aspartokinase 3, whose amino-acid sequence MSLNIAKFGGTSVANIDAMTSCARIVMDNAATRVVVVSAAAGVTNYLVQLANEELTVEQINQVIASIEQIEFAILTGLDSPPQVSVKLNELLNLLRELAFHEEILHRPDLKDAMLSLGERMSSLLFAELLCQKGLQAENFDARKVIKTDSDFGQAAPDIELVAAQANKLIKPELSRTVLVTQGFVGSDEQDNTTTLGRGGSDYTAALLAEALGADSCEIWTDVIGVYTTDPRITDKARPLPELSFEEAAEMATFGAKVLHPATMVPAVRRNIPVFVGSSREPEKGGTWIVKDCKQEPHFRALTRRRDQVLVTVKTPSMLYASGFLQQVFEILARHNLSVDLVTTSEIAVSLTIDNPPNSVRARLNRATIEDLKQISDVSVEEGYDLVTVVGNNMHSAAGVSSQIFESVRNYNLRLICYGANPHNISFLVSGKDSTDVVKELHRDLFEVS is encoded by the coding sequence ATGTCTCTTAATATAGCCAAATTCGGCGGCACCAGCGTTGCGAACATTGATGCAATGACCAGTTGTGCCCGAATTGTCATGGACAACGCAGCCACCAGAGTGGTGGTGGTCAGTGCCGCCGCAGGCGTGACCAATTATCTGGTGCAACTGGCCAACGAAGAGCTCACGGTTGAGCAAATCAACCAGGTGATCGCCAGTATTGAACAGATTGAGTTCGCGATTCTTACCGGTCTGGACTCTCCCCCCCAGGTGTCGGTAAAGCTCAATGAATTGCTTAATCTATTGCGCGAGCTGGCTTTTCATGAAGAAATTCTGCACCGCCCGGATCTGAAAGATGCCATGTTGTCACTGGGTGAACGGATGTCGTCATTACTGTTTGCCGAACTGCTGTGCCAGAAGGGCCTGCAGGCAGAAAATTTTGATGCCCGCAAGGTCATAAAAACAGACAGTGACTTTGGCCAGGCCGCACCGGATATTGAGCTTGTTGCGGCGCAGGCCAACAAACTGATCAAGCCCGAGCTGTCGCGTACGGTGCTGGTGACCCAGGGCTTTGTGGGCTCTGATGAACAGGACAATACCACCACCTTAGGCCGTGGCGGTTCAGATTACACTGCGGCCTTGCTGGCCGAGGCGCTGGGTGCCGACAGCTGCGAGATCTGGACCGATGTGATTGGCGTATATACCACCGACCCACGTATCACCGACAAAGCCCGGCCCCTGCCGGAACTGAGTTTTGAAGAAGCGGCAGAAATGGCCACCTTTGGTGCTAAAGTGTTGCACCCGGCAACCATGGTGCCGGCCGTGCGCAGAAATATCCCGGTATTTGTGGGTTCCAGCCGGGAACCGGAGAAGGGTGGCACCTGGATCGTCAAGGACTGTAAACAGGAGCCTCATTTCCGCGCCCTGACCCGACGCCGCGATCAGGTGCTGGTGACAGTGAAGACCCCGAGCATGTTGTATGCCTCAGGCTTTTTGCAGCAGGTGTTTGAGATTCTCGCCCGCCATAATCTCAGTGTGGATCTGGTGACTACCTCGGAAATTGCTGTATCTCTGACCATAGATAATCCGCCCAACTCGGTGCGCGCCCGCCTTAACCGCGCCACTATTGAGGATCTTAAGCAGATCAGCGATGTCAGCGTCGAAGAGGGTTATGATCTGGTCACCGTGGTGGGTAACAACATGCACAGCGCCGCCGGAGTCTCCAGCCAGATCTTCGAATCCGTCAGAAACTATAATCTGCGACTGATTTGCTATGGCGCCAACCCCCACAATATTTCCTTTCTGGTAAGTGGCAAAGACAGCACCGATGTAGTGAAGGAACTGCACCGGGATCTGTTTGAAGTAAGCTAA
- a CDS encoding magnesium transporter MgtE N-terminal domain-containing protein, producing MTTANLSLALHFLKEQPQAAARQLERESPQKVTDLLSQAPAEVAASTLAAMMPDHASGILSLMSDEQVSRLFFELKSADIATILRHIDDQKRAQCFTLMTPRKKSACQRLLGYPDYTVGAWLETDLLMLTDTMRVQDAVLRLRKSTAANLQHCFVVNQQRQLIGPVSIYKLLHASESTLVSHLIEERCAGLNGFTELRSAISLDDWWHRDSMPVVNYDNELIGVIHHHQIRHVLNKKGARRQQALPHEILNAYGASISTLLELFSPQTKG from the coding sequence ATGACTACCGCGAATCTCAGCCTGGCATTGCATTTTCTTAAGGAGCAACCTCAGGCTGCTGCACGACAACTGGAACGGGAATCGCCGCAGAAAGTAACAGACTTGTTGTCTCAGGCCCCGGCGGAAGTAGCAGCCAGCACTCTTGCAGCAATGATGCCGGATCATGCCTCAGGTATCTTATCCCTGATGTCTGACGAACAAGTTTCAAGATTGTTTTTTGAGCTTAAAAGTGCCGATATTGCCACTATATTGCGGCATATTGATGATCAGAAGCGCGCCCAATGCTTCACGCTGATGACGCCAAGAAAGAAATCGGCTTGTCAGCGACTGTTGGGTTACCCTGATTATACGGTTGGTGCCTGGTTAGAAACCGATCTGCTGATGCTGACCGACACCATGCGGGTTCAGGATGCGGTATTACGCCTCAGAAAAAGTACGGCGGCGAACCTGCAACATTGTTTTGTAGTCAATCAACAGCGTCAGCTTATCGGGCCGGTGAGTATCTACAAATTACTGCATGCCTCTGAGTCGACACTGGTTTCCCACCTTATCGAAGAACGTTGTGCTGGCCTTAACGGCTTTACCGAATTGCGCTCGGCAATCAGTCTGGATGACTGGTGGCACCGCGACAGCATGCCGGTGGTCAATTATGACAATGAGCTGATAGGAGTGATTCATCACCACCAGATACGCCATGTTCTGAACAAAAAAGGCGCGCGAAGGCAGCAGGCATTACCCCATGAAATCCTCAATGCCTATGGTGCCTCAATCAGCACACTACTGGAACTGTTCAGCCCTCAAACAAAAGGGTAA
- a CDS encoding M1 family metallopeptidase yields MKLRSLALLLSVFSALAAADAIRQSKGDFEDKFRQLDEVLPTANVYRNAAGEPGHQYWQQQVDYKIKVTLDESRRRLQATQQVRYQNNSPDTLRYLWLQLDQNKFKPDSMAELSTAFAGIGRRGPATEAGDGDKPARLSLGELRRQQFMQDNELGYEIGEVKDAMGNRLRSTLVGTNMRIDLHQPLKPGETVSFSLDYAFNIVEEDAVSARAGYEHFPDDPREGGNDIFLLAQWFPRLHAYTDYEAWTNKEFLGRGEFTLEFGDYEVEITVPADHIVSATGSLQNAGQVLTPTQQQRLKQAETAKRPVFVVTEEEALENEKTATEQTKTWQFKAENVRDFAWASSRKFMWDAKGYQQGGDEQPLVMAMSFYPKEGGDLWKKYSTESIVHTMEVYSRFSFDYPYPVAQSVNGPVGGMEYPMITFNGPRTELQDDGSRTYSQAEKRFLIGVVIHEIGHIYFPMIVNSDERQWTWMDEGLNSFLDGVAGREWDPDIPWGVEPRDITGYMKSEVQVPIMTQSDSILKIGPNAYTKPAAALNILRETILGRELFDFAFKEYARRWKFKRPTPADFFRTMEEASGVDLDWFWRGWFYSTDHVDISIDRVYKLRMDTKDPDIDFKRLRQQELDKPLSLTVERNRQEGELWIERNPDVSDFYDEHDRFTVTNKERNQYRKFLAGLEDWERKAFERAVSEDRNYYVMEFSNQGGLVMPIILQLEYADGSEEIMRIPAEIWRRSPRAVKKLIVTDKELEQVTVDPRWETADVDVENNHYPRRIIPSRVEAYKAKKSKAKVSRDIMQDIKTELKTEEELKDKQ; encoded by the coding sequence ATGAAGTTACGTAGTCTTGCTTTGCTGTTATCAGTATTTTCGGCTCTCGCAGCGGCCGACGCCATTCGCCAGAGCAAAGGTGATTTTGAAGATAAATTCAGACAGCTCGATGAAGTCTTACCCACGGCAAACGTTTATCGCAATGCAGCAGGTGAACCCGGTCACCAGTACTGGCAGCAACAGGTAGACTACAAAATAAAGGTTACACTGGATGAATCCCGCCGGCGTTTGCAGGCGACGCAGCAAGTGCGTTATCAGAATAACTCACCAGATACCCTGCGTTACTTATGGCTGCAACTGGATCAGAATAAGTTTAAACCGGACTCCATGGCCGAGCTGAGCACGGCGTTTGCCGGTATCGGCCGTCGTGGACCTGCCACAGAAGCCGGAGATGGTGACAAGCCTGCCCGCCTGAGTCTGGGAGAGCTGCGACGCCAGCAGTTTATGCAGGACAATGAGCTGGGTTATGAGATTGGCGAGGTCAAAGATGCGATGGGGAACCGGCTCAGATCTACCCTGGTAGGTACCAATATGCGTATCGATTTACATCAGCCCCTTAAACCCGGAGAGACGGTTTCATTCTCGCTGGACTATGCCTTTAATATTGTCGAAGAAGATGCGGTTTCGGCCCGTGCCGGCTATGAACATTTCCCCGATGATCCCAGAGAAGGCGGCAACGATATTTTCCTGCTGGCCCAATGGTTTCCCCGCTTACACGCCTATACCGATTACGAAGCCTGGACCAATAAAGAATTTCTTGGCCGCGGTGAATTTACGCTGGAGTTTGGTGACTATGAGGTAGAGATCACCGTACCGGCTGATCATATTGTCTCGGCCACCGGCAGCCTGCAAAACGCCGGGCAGGTTCTGACACCAACTCAGCAACAGAGACTGAAACAGGCAGAAACCGCGAAACGGCCGGTGTTTGTGGTCACCGAAGAAGAGGCGCTGGAAAACGAAAAGACAGCAACAGAGCAGACTAAGACCTGGCAGTTTAAAGCCGAAAACGTCAGGGATTTCGCCTGGGCTTCATCGCGCAAGTTTATGTGGGACGCCAAAGGCTATCAGCAGGGGGGCGATGAGCAGCCGTTGGTAATGGCCATGTCTTTCTATCCCAAAGAAGGTGGCGACCTGTGGAAGAAGTACAGCACCGAGTCCATCGTTCATACCATGGAGGTGTACTCCCGTTTCTCCTTTGATTACCCCTATCCCGTGGCTCAGTCGGTAAATGGCCCTGTGGGTGGCATGGAATATCCCATGATTACCTTTAACGGCCCCCGTACTGAATTACAGGATGATGGCAGCCGCACTTACTCACAGGCAGAAAAGCGCTTCCTGATTGGTGTGGTGATCCATGAGATCGGGCATATCTATTTTCCGATGATAGTGAATTCCGATGAGCGTCAGTGGACCTGGATGGACGAAGGCCTGAACAGCTTTCTTGATGGCGTGGCTGGTCGCGAGTGGGACCCGGACATTCCATGGGGTGTGGAGCCTCGCGATATTACCGGTTACATGAAATCCGAGGTGCAGGTGCCTATCATGACCCAGTCAGACAGCATACTGAAAATCGGCCCTAATGCGTACACTAAGCCTGCCGCCGCGCTGAATATTCTGCGCGAAACCATTTTAGGCCGGGAGCTGTTTGACTTCGCGTTTAAAGAATATGCCCGTCGCTGGAAGTTTAAGCGCCCGACTCCGGCTGATTTCTTCCGTACCATGGAAGAAGCCAGCGGTGTCGATCTTGACTGGTTCTGGCGTGGCTGGTTTTACAGTACCGATCATGTGGATATCTCCATCGACCGGGTCTATAAGCTGAGAATGGACACCAAAGATCCTGACATCGACTTTAAACGTCTGCGCCAACAGGAGCTGGATAAGCCATTATCGCTGACGGTGGAGCGTAATCGTCAGGAGGGTGAGCTATGGATCGAGCGCAATCCGGATGTCAGTGATTTCTATGACGAGCACGACAGATTTACGGTCACGAACAAAGAGCGCAATCAGTACCGTAAATTTCTTGCCGGTCTGGAGGACTGGGAGCGAAAGGCCTTTGAGCGCGCCGTCAGTGAAGATCGCAACTATTATGTGATGGAGTTTTCCAATCAGGGTGGGCTGGTGATGCCGATCATTCTGCAGCTCGAATATGCCGATGGCAGCGAAGAAATAATGCGCATCCCTGCGGAAATCTGGCGTCGCAGCCCCAGGGCGGTAAAAAAGCTGATCGTTACCGACAAAGAGCTTGAGCAGGTAACAGTCGATCCGCGCTGGGAGACGGCTGACGTGGATGTGGAGAATAACCACTACCCCAGACGCATTATTCCTTCCAGAGTCGAAGCCTACAAGGCGAAGAAATCCAAGGCCAAAGTAAGCCGGGATATTATGCAGGATATTAAAACCGAGCTGAAAACCGAAGAAGAGCTGAAGGACAAGCAATGA
- a CDS encoding mechanosensitive ion channel family protein: protein MTTTSDTGQWQQAVTELYARLTEHLIAYLPQILGALLLFLAGWLIAWLLSRLTRSLVSLINRLLALAKPLSASQRSLHIRPNHGRIAARVVFWIVILFFLAAATSTLGLELFANWLGQFLTYLPRLLAGLLIMLGGFVLANLLSSMTKATAESARLPRGIWLAAMVKYAVIFTALVIGVEQLGINIHFITNLVVVLLAVFSAGLALAFGLGSKDMVANLVGTRQARKHCKLQDHIRIGDIQGVLLEITDNMLVLETQQGRTLIPGKHWMDSSSCVLKRDTTADSKTSSEPGS from the coding sequence ATGACAACCACATCTGATACGGGTCAATGGCAACAAGCTGTTACTGAGCTCTATGCCCGCTTAACAGAGCACCTGATTGCCTATTTACCGCAAATACTCGGAGCGCTGTTGCTGTTTTTGGCGGGTTGGCTCATTGCCTGGCTGCTGTCCCGGCTGACGCGCTCATTGGTCAGCTTAATCAACCGTTTACTGGCCCTGGCCAAACCCCTGTCAGCATCCCAACGCTCGTTGCATATCAGACCAAACCATGGGCGTATTGCCGCCAGAGTGGTGTTTTGGATTGTCATCCTGTTTTTCCTCGCCGCAGCAACTTCGACCCTGGGTCTGGAACTGTTCGCCAACTGGTTAGGTCAGTTTCTTACTTATCTGCCCCGCTTACTGGCAGGTCTTTTAATTATGCTTGGCGGGTTTGTGCTCGCTAACCTGCTCAGTTCAATGACCAAAGCCACCGCCGAATCCGCCCGCCTTCCCAGAGGGATCTGGCTGGCAGCCATGGTTAAATATGCGGTGATTTTTACGGCCCTGGTTATTGGTGTTGAGCAACTGGGGATCAACATCCACTTTATCACCAACCTGGTGGTGGTATTGCTGGCCGTTTTCAGTGCCGGGCTGGCCCTTGCATTCGGCCTTGGCAGCAAGGATATGGTGGCCAACCTGGTCGGCACCCGGCAGGCCAGAAAACACTGTAAATTGCAGGATCATATCCGCATCGGCGACATACAGGGCGTGTTGCTGGAGATTACCGACAATATGCTGGTGTTGGAAACTCAGCAAGGGCGAACTCTGATTCCGGGCAAACACTGGATGGACAGCAGCAGTTGTGTGCTTAAACGGGACACCACTGCGGACTCAAAGACCAGCTCAGAACCGGGGAGTTAA
- a CDS encoding DUF6702 family protein encodes MSRWLWLLIVLVAAAALPAAAHQQKAALTKVLFNHRTGQLDVMHRFYLHDAEHAVKKLFDRNADMLNSADTQQAFSDYVAARFSLLHQQQPLPLELVGFEVEGKFFWVYQQIAIPESVTSLTVKHDALRDIWPQQVNLVNIEGQETIRSLNFEGSTEVLSVSFDSHHH; translated from the coding sequence ATGAGTCGTTGGTTATGGTTGCTGATCGTGCTGGTGGCAGCAGCTGCGCTGCCCGCTGCCGCGCATCAGCAGAAAGCCGCACTGACCAAGGTATTATTTAATCACCGTACCGGGCAGCTGGATGTGATGCACAGATTTTATCTGCACGATGCCGAGCATGCGGTGAAAAAACTCTTTGATCGCAACGCCGATATGCTTAACTCGGCCGATACCCAACAGGCATTCAGTGACTATGTGGCAGCGCGTTTCTCGCTGCTTCATCAACAGCAGCCACTGCCTCTTGAGCTGGTAGGTTTCGAAGTCGAAGGCAAGTTTTTCTGGGTCTATCAACAGATTGCAATACCGGAATCTGTTACCAGTCTGACGGTCAAACACGATGCTTTAAGGGATATCTGGCCACAGCAGGTCAATCTGGTCAATATTGAAGGTCAAGAGACGATCCGCAGTCTCAACTTCGAAGGCAGCACAGAAGTGCTCAGTGTCAGCTTCGACTCCCACCATCACTGA